In Alteribacter lacisalsi, a genomic segment contains:
- a CDS encoding GerMN domain-containing protein produces MLRRIKKPWWVLLAATAVLAACGAEEEAQETLEQIDPPQFVDEQDDLGLDDSPAGGMAEEVNDEEMDMENGMEEAMEEDDMQMEEKGGVMDDGEMNDEMNEEMNEEMHEDMDEDMEMEEKGGSAMEETAMRELYLMDRNGMVTPQTFALPSSDDELAQSISYLIKGGPVTEMLPNGFQAVLPPDTQVIAAEVTDDGAAVVDFSSEFTDYRAEDELRILQSVTWTATQFDGVERVHLRVNGEELKVMPQNGTPVSEGYSRSHGINLEATAISDISNTKPVTVYFLSQPEDETYYVPVTRRVPANADVHTAVVDELLKGPGFATTLLTDFRTETALVDEPRLSNGTVELNFNEGILSQMEGTAVSEHVVNMIVLSLTEQEEVEQVSISVNDDDQLMVSSGAALTEPVSRPGSVNTEKY; encoded by the coding sequence ATGCTTCGTCGTATAAAAAAACCTTGGTGGGTACTGCTTGCGGCAACTGCAGTACTGGCGGCCTGCGGAGCTGAGGAAGAAGCGCAGGAAACACTCGAACAAATAGATCCGCCGCAATTTGTTGATGAACAGGATGATCTTGGTCTGGATGATTCACCGGCCGGCGGTATGGCAGAAGAAGTGAATGATGAAGAAATGGATATGGAAAACGGCATGGAAGAAGCAATGGAAGAAGATGACATGCAAATGGAAGAAAAAGGCGGCGTCATGGATGACGGCGAGATGAATGATGAAATGAATGAAGAAATGAATGAAGAAATGCACGAAGACATGGATGAAGACATGGAGATGGAAGAAAAAGGCGGCAGTGCGATGGAAGAAACGGCTATGAGGGAGCTTTACCTGATGGATCGTAATGGCATGGTCACACCGCAGACCTTTGCCCTTCCAAGCTCGGATGATGAACTGGCTCAGTCCATTTCCTACCTGATCAAAGGCGGCCCGGTTACGGAAATGCTGCCGAACGGTTTTCAGGCGGTTCTTCCTCCGGATACCCAGGTGATCGCTGCTGAAGTAACGGATGACGGAGCAGCTGTTGTGGATTTCTCATCTGAGTTTACAGATTACCGTGCTGAAGACGAACTCCGTATTCTGCAGTCCGTTACCTGGACGGCCACTCAATTTGACGGAGTCGAGCGTGTCCATCTCCGTGTGAACGGAGAAGAGCTGAAAGTGATGCCTCAGAACGGAACCCCCGTATCTGAAGGATACAGCAGAAGTCACGGGATCAATCTCGAGGCTACAGCAATCAGTGATATATCAAACACCAAGCCGGTGACAGTGTACTTCCTGTCCCAGCCTGAAGACGAAACGTATTACGTTCCTGTTACCCGCCGCGTACCTGCCAATGCCGACGTCCACACAGCTGTCGTTGATGAACTGCTGAAAGGGCCAGGGTTTGCAACGACCCTACTCACAGATTTCAGAACGGAAACGGCCCTGGTGGACGAACCGCGATTAAGCAATGGAACAGTGGAACTTAACTTTAACGAAGGCATTCTTTCCCAGATGGAAGGAACAGCGGTATCCGAGCATGTGGTGAATATGATCGTACTTTCACTTACAGAGCAGGAAGAAGTGGAGCAGGTATCCATCTCTGTCAACGATGATGATCAGCTCATGGTCAGCTCCGGCGCTGCGCTTACTGAGCCTGTATCACGGCCTGGAAGTGTGAATACAGAGAAATACTAA
- the rph gene encoding ribonuclease PH, translated as MRVDGRQSDELRPVIIEADYIKHPEGSVLISFGDTKVICSASIEERVPPFMRGQGKGWVTAEYAMLPRATESRNIRESSKGKLSGRTMEIQRLIGRALRSVVDLDAIGERTVWVDCDVIQADGGTRTAAVTGAFAAMCLAFQKAAADKTMKKFPVTDYLAAVSVGVDEEHGAILDLNYAEDSKAEVDMNLIMTGSGEFVEIQGTGEEATFSRSQLNSLLDLGEKGISELFAIQKEAIGEAASYLESEGEKES; from the coding sequence ATGCGAGTGGACGGAAGACAATCTGACGAATTAAGACCCGTAATCATTGAAGCAGACTACATTAAACACCCCGAAGGATCAGTACTAATCAGTTTCGGTGATACAAAAGTCATTTGCTCAGCGAGTATTGAAGAGAGAGTGCCGCCTTTTATGCGGGGCCAGGGGAAGGGCTGGGTCACAGCGGAATATGCCATGCTTCCAAGAGCGACTGAATCCCGGAACATCCGTGAATCATCAAAGGGGAAATTGTCCGGACGTACGATGGAAATCCAGCGGCTGATCGGGCGGGCCCTCCGTTCGGTGGTAGACCTTGATGCCATCGGCGAGCGGACGGTCTGGGTCGACTGCGATGTGATTCAGGCTGACGGAGGTACGCGGACAGCCGCTGTTACAGGTGCATTCGCGGCTATGTGTCTTGCTTTTCAGAAGGCGGCAGCGGATAAAACAATGAAAAAATTCCCTGTTACCGACTACCTTGCGGCTGTTTCGGTTGGCGTGGATGAAGAGCATGGTGCGATCCTTGACTTAAACTACGCAGAGGATTCAAAAGCCGAGGTGGACATGAACCTGATCATGACCGGAAGCGGCGAGTTCGTTGAAATTCAGGGAACCGGTGAAGAAGCGACATTTTCCCGGAGTCAGTTAAACAGCCTCTTGGATTTGGGTGAAAAAGGAATTTCTGAGCTTTTTGCCATTCAGAAAGAAGCGATCGGAGAAGCAGCGTCTTATCTTGAAAGTGAAGGGGAAAAGGAATCATGA
- a CDS encoding XTP/dITP diphosphatase: MSEVLIATKNPGKVKEFEAFFAEKDIKVRSLLDLEEPEDVIEDGETFEDNAVKKAEAIGKAAGLPVIADDSGLEVDALNGAPGVYSARYAGKEKNDEANNLKLLREMEGVPPEKRTARFVCALAVYLPGNRSFVLRGTCEGLIAEERKGEHGFGYDPLFYVPSSEKMMAELTSEEKNTLSHRAKALQLLEEKWDLFTE; this comes from the coding sequence ATCTCCGAAGTGCTGATTGCTACAAAGAATCCGGGTAAGGTAAAAGAATTTGAAGCTTTTTTTGCCGAGAAAGACATTAAAGTGCGCTCCCTTCTTGACCTTGAAGAGCCGGAGGACGTAATCGAGGACGGCGAGACATTTGAAGACAATGCAGTGAAGAAAGCCGAAGCAATCGGAAAAGCAGCAGGGCTTCCTGTTATTGCTGATGATTCCGGGCTGGAGGTTGACGCGCTGAATGGAGCGCCCGGCGTTTATTCTGCCCGTTATGCGGGGAAGGAAAAAAATGACGAGGCAAATAATCTGAAGCTGCTGAGAGAAATGGAAGGTGTGCCCCCGGAAAAGCGGACTGCCCGCTTCGTATGTGCACTCGCTGTTTATCTGCCTGGAAACCGGTCGTTTGTTCTTAGAGGCACATGTGAAGGTTTGATTGCAGAAGAACGAAAAGGAGAGCATGGCTTCGGATACGATCCGTTGTTTTATGTGCCATCGTCAGAAAAAATGATGGCAGAGCTGACGAGTGAGGAAAAAAACACCCTCAGTCACCGGGCAAAGGCGCTGCAG